A single region of the Leptothrix cholodnii SP-6 genome encodes:
- a CDS encoding TonB-dependent receptor yields MMIFQKRPLVVAVLGALAAQASFVANAQNTDASTQDAEVVVTANKVTQSALKVGASLSAVSSDDIREKGVTDAKALTDLMPNTQISQAGNSSVVVNIRGIENTNTTALGEPAAAFHIDGIYLGRMSGAGSAFFDIERVEVLRGPQGTLYGRNANAGVVNVITKAPTNKREGFVSVDVGNLGQKRVDGAYNLPVNDSLALRAAFSTNRRDGYSETKTATNGFTQNQDSVHTDSFRLQGLLKISPQTSLNVSYDQSTNKTTGPNYYNLTAGIPDKLVDTGVLIQGKFNDKASGFKTELKSDLGFANLTYIYGQRNTKNKEDYATGPLILLTKFTFEQNSHEIRLSSNDTASPLQWVAGYFQYKETGKDGQLDGNAPFYLFGPAPGPAPFGPDQCGGFAACYPGLQFQDYLIQNDSKALFGQATYSLNDTSRVIVGARHTADEKSRNSQQVLSFSGVDYNTATPGNAATPLFGDASWRSSTYKLGYELDISATKMLYTSISTGFKSGGFNDGDTRADPSLIYAPEKITAYEAGLNGKFFDNALQLTSSVFHYDYSDMQKSGIVNGQSKTTNTGKATVDGVEVSARYRVSSAGRIDTALGLLEAKYKNYTTPNGTDYAGKKLDKTPTVTLNVGYTHNWNLESGARLTGYLGTKYSASYVTTDTGDVAVAPTQFTQKAYTKSSASLTWAAEDDSMDVQFYVRNIENKSQLMGSVAFFGANYGYMSEPRTLGARATFRF; encoded by the coding sequence ATGATGATTTTCCAGAAGCGACCGTTGGTGGTCGCGGTGCTGGGTGCTCTGGCGGCCCAGGCGTCTTTTGTCGCGAATGCCCAGAATACCGATGCCTCGACCCAGGATGCCGAAGTCGTGGTGACCGCCAACAAGGTCACCCAATCTGCACTGAAGGTTGGCGCATCCCTTTCGGCGGTGAGTTCCGACGACATCCGTGAAAAGGGCGTGACCGACGCCAAGGCGCTGACGGACCTGATGCCCAACACGCAGATCAGCCAGGCCGGCAACAGCAGCGTGGTGGTCAACATCCGCGGCATCGAGAACACCAACACCACCGCCCTGGGCGAGCCGGCTGCGGCCTTTCACATCGACGGCATCTATCTGGGAAGAATGTCGGGCGCGGGTTCCGCGTTCTTCGACATCGAACGCGTCGAGGTTCTGCGCGGCCCACAGGGCACGCTGTATGGCCGCAACGCCAATGCCGGCGTCGTCAACGTCATCACCAAGGCCCCGACCAACAAGCGCGAAGGTTTCGTCTCGGTCGACGTGGGTAATCTCGGCCAGAAACGTGTCGACGGTGCCTATAACCTGCCGGTCAATGATTCGCTGGCACTGCGCGCGGCATTTTCGACCAACCGCCGGGATGGTTATTCTGAAACGAAGACCGCCACCAACGGTTTCACCCAAAACCAGGACAGCGTCCACACCGATTCGTTCCGACTGCAGGGTTTGCTGAAAATCTCGCCGCAGACCAGTCTGAATGTCTCGTACGACCAGAGCACCAACAAGACCACCGGCCCGAACTATTACAACCTGACCGCCGGCATTCCCGACAAGCTGGTTGATACGGGCGTCCTGATCCAGGGCAAGTTCAACGACAAGGCCAGCGGTTTCAAGACCGAGCTGAAATCCGACCTTGGTTTTGCCAACCTGACCTACATCTACGGCCAGCGCAACACCAAGAACAAGGAAGACTACGCAACCGGACCGCTGATCCTGCTGACCAAGTTCACTTTCGAACAGAATTCGCACGAGATCCGACTGTCCTCGAACGACACCGCCTCACCCCTGCAGTGGGTGGCCGGCTACTTCCAGTACAAGGAAACCGGCAAGGACGGCCAGCTCGACGGCAACGCACCGTTCTACCTCTTCGGCCCCGCCCCCGGACCGGCCCCGTTCGGTCCTGACCAGTGCGGTGGTTTTGCTGCCTGTTATCCCGGCCTGCAGTTCCAGGATTACCTGATCCAGAACGATTCCAAGGCGTTGTTCGGCCAAGCGACCTACAGCCTGAACGATACCTCCCGCGTGATCGTCGGCGCCCGCCACACGGCCGACGAAAAATCCCGCAACAGCCAGCAGGTGCTGTCGTTCAGCGGCGTCGACTACAACACGGCGACGCCGGGCAACGCGGCGACGCCCCTCTTTGGCGATGCCTCGTGGCGCAGCTCAACCTACAAGCTGGGCTATGAACTCGACATCTCGGCCACGAAGATGCTCTACACCAGCATCTCGACCGGTTTCAAGTCGGGCGGCTTCAACGACGGCGATACCCGCGCCGATCCCAGCCTGATCTACGCGCCGGAGAAGATCACCGCCTATGAAGCGGGTCTCAATGGCAAGTTCTTCGACAACGCCCTGCAACTCACGTCATCGGTCTTCCATTACGACTACAGCGACATGCAGAAGTCGGGCATCGTCAACGGACAGAGCAAGACGACCAACACCGGCAAGGCGACTGTGGACGGCGTCGAGGTCTCCGCGCGCTACCGAGTGAGCAGCGCGGGCCGGATCGACACCGCCCTGGGACTGCTCGAGGCGAAGTACAAGAACTACACCACGCCGAACGGCACCGACTATGCGGGCAAGAAGCTCGACAAGACGCCCACGGTCACGCTGAACGTCGGATACACGCACAACTGGAACCTCGAATCGGGCGCACGCCTGACCGGCTACCTGGGCACCAAGTACTCGGCGTCCTACGTGACGACCGATACCGGTGACGTTGCTGTCGCTCCGACCCAGTTCACGCAGAAGGCGTACACGAAGTCGAGCGCTTCGCTGACCTGGGCCGCCGAGGACGATTCCATGGACGTCCAGTTCTACGTGCGCAACATCGAGAACAAGTCGCAGCTGATGGGCTCGGTGGCGTTCTTCGGTGCGAACTACGGCTACATGAGCGAGCCGCGCACGCTGGGCGCCCGCGCCACGTTCCGCTTCTGA
- a CDS encoding ExbD/TolR family protein: MAMNIGSHQSGELEVIADMNTTPLIDVMLVLLIMLIITIPAQLHAVNLDIPLPTNAPKTVEPFVVRIDVDESSVISWNGEPLPDRNALELKLSESARMQPQPELHIRSKGKAKYEAVATVLASAQRNGLNKLGIVGTEQFAN, translated from the coding sequence ATGGCCATGAACATCGGCAGTCACCAGAGCGGTGAGCTAGAAGTGATCGCAGACATGAACACGACGCCGCTCATCGACGTCATGCTCGTGCTGTTGATCATGCTGATCATCACGATTCCGGCGCAGCTGCACGCCGTCAACCTCGACATTCCATTGCCCACGAATGCGCCCAAGACGGTGGAACCCTTCGTCGTGCGCATCGACGTCGACGAATCGAGCGTGATCTCCTGGAACGGCGAACCACTGCCCGACCGCAACGCGCTCGAATTGAAGCTGTCCGAGTCGGCGCGGATGCAGCCGCAGCCCGAGCTTCACATCCGCTCCAAGGGCAAGGCCAAGTACGAGGCAGTCGCCACCGTGCTCGCTTCGGCCCAGCGCAACGGCCTGAACAAGTTGGGCATCGTCGGCACCGAGCAATTCGCCAACTGA
- a CDS encoding CaiB/BaiF CoA transferase family protein, translated as MAFEPLKGVRVLDLTSVVVGPVCTWRLSQYGAEIVKLESPEGDLMRGLGGLSPTGQHSGTYLHFNRGKRNICLDLKKADARQALDRLIASADVIVANMRPQALERLGIDSATVRARHPDKIYCLITGYGTDGPYAGQPTYDSVVQAAAGMAGLTIARDGEPRYVPMLVCDHVSGEIAAGAVLAAVLQRQANGQGCAIEIPMFETMAAFVLQEHLAQHSFDPPVGPPGDLRLLNPHNKPVKTADGWIAFTVNTDPQVRALLIATDRQHLLDDARFATVAARARNVAQWFEIRGAPLPNRTTAEWLEILRAADIAAQHCHTLETLPRDPHLQAVGLIRYEAHPTEGRTAAIRSTVRFDEAYPPLGEPARPRGLDTLAVLGELGYAADQIETLLSTGAALVPAPPTPPAAGG; from the coding sequence ATGGCCTTCGAACCGTTGAAGGGCGTTCGCGTCCTCGATCTGACCAGTGTCGTGGTCGGCCCGGTCTGTACCTGGCGTCTGAGCCAATACGGCGCCGAGATCGTGAAGCTGGAAAGCCCGGAGGGCGACCTGATGCGCGGGCTCGGCGGCCTGTCGCCGACCGGGCAGCACTCCGGCACCTACCTGCATTTCAACCGCGGCAAGCGCAACATCTGCCTCGACCTGAAGAAGGCCGACGCCCGGCAGGCGCTGGATCGCCTGATTGCATCGGCCGACGTGATCGTCGCCAACATGCGCCCGCAGGCGCTGGAACGCCTGGGCATCGACTCGGCCACCGTCCGAGCACGCCACCCCGACAAGATCTACTGCCTGATCACTGGCTACGGCACCGACGGCCCCTACGCCGGCCAGCCGACGTACGACAGCGTGGTGCAGGCCGCCGCCGGGATGGCCGGACTGACGATCGCCCGCGACGGCGAGCCGCGGTATGTCCCGATGCTGGTCTGCGACCACGTGTCTGGCGAGATCGCGGCAGGAGCGGTTCTCGCGGCCGTTCTGCAGCGACAGGCGAACGGCCAAGGATGCGCCATCGAGATCCCGATGTTCGAGACGATGGCCGCCTTCGTCCTGCAGGAGCACCTTGCGCAGCACAGCTTCGATCCGCCGGTCGGCCCGCCGGGCGACCTGCGGCTGCTGAACCCGCACAACAAGCCGGTCAAGACTGCGGACGGCTGGATCGCCTTCACGGTCAACACCGACCCGCAAGTCCGGGCCCTCCTGATCGCCACCGACCGCCAGCACCTGCTCGACGACGCCCGCTTCGCGACCGTTGCAGCACGAGCCCGCAACGTGGCCCAGTGGTTCGAGATCCGCGGCGCACCGCTGCCGAATCGAACCACCGCCGAATGGCTGGAGATCCTGCGTGCGGCGGACATCGCCGCCCAGCATTGCCACACGCTGGAGACGCTTCCGCGCGATCCCCACCTGCAAGCGGTGGGGCTGATCCGCTACGAGGCGCACCCGACCGAGGGCCGGACGGCCGCCATCCGCTCCACGGTCCGCTTCGACGAGGCCTACCCGCCGCTGGGTGAGCCGGCCCGGCCCCGTGGCCTGGACACGCTCGCCGTGCTCGGCGAGCTGGGCTATGCGGCCGACCAGATCGAGACGCTGCTCTCGACGGGGGCGGCGCTCGTTCCCGCCCCGCCCACGCCACCCGCTGCGGGCGGCTGA
- a CDS encoding IclR family transcriptional regulator: MNLDLNETTPVVDAESRAYSAPALEKGLDILETLCRSEHPMSQKDIAQVLGRSVGEIYRMMACLVNRNYVTLVDENNYGITTKLFELSHVNPPTHRLLFEAAPVMQRLASELDQSCHLTVYGQGKQVVLCKVDTPSGMGFAVRAGAELDVLISASGRVLLAFQDEETRKLRIEESLQRRPEQADLQIESILDKIRVAGFESIPSVQVRGLWAVSFPILDTQGRAIAALTVPYAERMDQTQRKSIPEVTDALGAAARNLSKRVGGMVSSSGLNATERESVQRRSAKGAGR, from the coding sequence ATGAACTTGGACTTGAACGAAACGACGCCCGTGGTGGATGCCGAAAGCCGGGCCTACTCGGCGCCCGCGCTGGAGAAGGGCCTGGACATCCTCGAGACCCTGTGCCGCAGCGAGCACCCGATGTCGCAGAAGGACATTGCGCAGGTGCTAGGCCGCAGCGTGGGCGAGATTTACCGGATGATGGCCTGCTTGGTGAATCGGAACTACGTCACCCTGGTCGACGAGAACAACTACGGCATCACGACCAAGCTGTTCGAGCTGTCCCATGTCAACCCGCCGACTCATCGCCTGCTGTTCGAGGCCGCGCCGGTCATGCAGCGGCTGGCCAGCGAACTCGACCAGTCTTGCCACCTGACCGTGTACGGCCAAGGCAAGCAGGTGGTGCTGTGCAAGGTCGACACGCCCAGCGGCATGGGCTTTGCGGTGCGTGCGGGTGCGGAGCTCGACGTGCTGATCTCGGCCTCCGGGCGCGTGCTGCTCGCATTCCAGGATGAGGAGACGCGCAAGCTGCGCATCGAGGAATCGCTGCAACGACGTCCCGAACAGGCCGACCTGCAGATCGAGAGCATCCTGGACAAGATCCGGGTCGCAGGCTTCGAGTCGATCCCCAGCGTGCAGGTGCGCGGGCTGTGGGCGGTGAGCTTCCCGATCCTGGACACCCAGGGCCGCGCCATCGCCGCGCTGACGGTGCCCTACGCCGAACGCATGGACCAGACCCAGCGCAAGTCGATTCCCGAAGTGACCGACGCACTCGGCGCGGCGGCTCGCAACCTGTCCAAGCGGGTGGGCGGCATGGTGTCGTCCAGCGGACTGAATGCCACCGAGCGCGAGAGCGTCCAGCGGCGCTCGGCCAAGGGCGCCGGGCGCTGA
- a CDS encoding alpha/beta fold hydrolase, with product MSFAPTMNEFRTGRCTLRYVKAGRGDETLLLIHGLGCSSLEWSENIEPLARRMTVIAVDLVGFGSSDKPTDFDYTARSQARQLLALMDGLHIDGFHVAGNSFGGKVAIELTDLAAHRIKTLTLVDSAGAGREAPKPMRISTLPLLWRFMRKPTYEEFRQGWQAAFHDSGKLTEDRVRQKFADAQSPQAQRSHRQTVLAMMNIWGFRKADLESLERKTRAIRCRTLIVWGRQDLFLPVSHAEVFKERIAGATLEIFDECGHAPQIEQAEIFNPLLEKFFFATSG from the coding sequence ATGAGCTTCGCCCCAACTATGAACGAATTCAGGACCGGCCGCTGCACCTTGCGCTACGTGAAGGCCGGCCGCGGCGACGAGACCCTTCTGCTGATCCACGGGCTGGGCTGCTCGTCGCTGGAATGGTCCGAGAACATCGAGCCATTGGCTCGCCGGATGACGGTCATCGCGGTCGACCTGGTCGGATTCGGCAGCAGCGACAAGCCGACGGACTTCGACTACACCGCGCGCAGCCAGGCCCGGCAACTGCTCGCCTTGATGGACGGGCTGCACATCGATGGCTTTCACGTCGCGGGCAACTCGTTTGGCGGCAAGGTCGCCATCGAACTGACCGACCTGGCCGCGCATCGCATCAAGACGCTGACGCTGGTCGATTCGGCGGGCGCGGGTCGCGAGGCCCCCAAGCCCATGCGGATCAGCACCTTGCCACTGCTCTGGCGATTCATGCGCAAGCCGACCTACGAGGAGTTCCGGCAAGGCTGGCAGGCCGCGTTCCACGATTCCGGGAAACTCACCGAGGATCGCGTGCGACAGAAGTTCGCTGATGCGCAATCGCCGCAAGCCCAGCGCAGCCACCGCCAGACGGTCCTGGCCATGATGAACATCTGGGGTTTCCGCAAGGCCGACCTCGAATCCCTGGAGAGAAAGACCCGGGCCATCCGCTGCCGGACCCTGATCGTCTGGGGTCGCCAGGATCTGTTCCTGCCAGTGAGCCACGCCGAGGTCTTCAAGGAACGCATCGCGGGCGCCACCCTGGAGATTTTCGATGAATGTGGACATGCCCCGCAGATCGAGCAGGCCGAGATTTTCAACCCGTTGCTGGAAAAGTTCTTTTTTGCCACTTCAGGGTAA
- a CDS encoding SDR family NAD(P)-dependent oxidoreductase codes for MGTRLAGKVAVITGGGGGIGSAAGRIFCAEGARVALVDQSEDAVMSAVHDIRQAIPGAEVHGFVADLGVEAEADRVIGEVVARLGAVDVLVNNVGIRRYEAVADAPWEAWDAIIRVNLLSFVSMTRAALPHLRKSGRGSIVNTSSTYAVYGRKGMGAYDATKAGVLALTRTLAFEEGAHGVRANAICPGFTRTPFHVKRLGAAAVEELVPPCVMKRWAEPAELAYPMLWLASDEASYVTGATFMIDGGLPA; via the coding sequence ATGGGTACGAGACTGGCAGGAAAAGTCGCTGTCATCACGGGCGGTGGCGGGGGCATCGGTTCGGCCGCCGGAAGGATCTTCTGTGCGGAGGGCGCACGCGTGGCCCTGGTTGATCAGAGCGAAGACGCGGTCATGAGCGCCGTGCATGACATACGGCAAGCCATCCCCGGCGCGGAGGTTCACGGCTTCGTGGCAGACCTGGGCGTGGAGGCCGAAGCCGACCGCGTGATCGGCGAGGTGGTCGCGCGCCTGGGCGCGGTGGACGTCCTGGTGAACAACGTCGGCATCCGGCGCTACGAGGCCGTGGCCGATGCGCCGTGGGAGGCGTGGGACGCGATCATCCGCGTCAACTTGCTCAGCTTCGTCTCGATGACGCGGGCAGCCCTGCCCCACCTGCGCAAGTCGGGCCGCGGCAGCATCGTCAACACCTCGTCGACCTATGCCGTGTACGGCCGCAAGGGCATGGGCGCCTACGACGCCACCAAGGCCGGCGTGCTGGCTCTGACGCGCACGCTCGCCTTCGAGGAAGGCGCGCATGGCGTGCGCGCCAACGCGATCTGCCCGGGCTTCACGCGCACGCCCTTCCACGTCAAGCGGCTCGGCGCCGCGGCCGTCGAGGAACTGGTTCCCCCATGCGTCATGAAGCGGTGGGCCGAGCCCGCAGAGCTGGCCTATCCGATGCTCTGGCTCGCCTCGGACGAAGCGTCCTACGTCACGGGGGCGACCTTCATGATCGACGGCGGGCTGCCGGCCTGA
- a CDS encoding alpha/beta hydrolase, with translation MDFTATNVDNPYPAIDEVRLGNVPDAPVDQWTEFGGDRVVRNVRQATLIAFHPPAGVAARGEAVIVAPGGGMLVLAMAHEGFDVARHLASLGYRAYVLKYRVQPTRPDAEGFAQECQAFYQDKMSRGFGKAEAHLETGPAVDDLIAAVDWIRAHEAPSTGKVHVVGFSAGAKVCIDALDRFEYRPALASAGLIYFSLDDPRLTTSHLPPLFSVMANDDPLFSRSGFGLLQTWQDAGRPLEFHLFKAGGHGFGNRQQGTTSDQWLSLYVAWLDSGI, from the coding sequence ATGGACTTCACCGCCACCAACGTGGACAACCCCTATCCCGCGATCGATGAAGTGCGACTGGGCAACGTGCCCGACGCACCCGTCGACCAGTGGACCGAATTCGGTGGCGACCGGGTCGTCCGCAATGTCCGGCAAGCCACCTTGATCGCCTTCCATCCCCCCGCTGGCGTGGCCGCGCGCGGTGAGGCGGTGATCGTGGCGCCGGGCGGCGGCATGCTGGTGCTGGCCATGGCACATGAAGGGTTTGACGTGGCCCGCCACCTCGCGAGCCTGGGCTATCGGGCCTATGTCCTGAAGTACCGCGTCCAGCCGACCCGACCGGATGCCGAAGGGTTCGCGCAGGAGTGCCAGGCCTTCTATCAGGACAAGATGTCGCGCGGCTTCGGCAAGGCCGAGGCCCATCTGGAGACCGGCCCCGCCGTCGATGACCTGATCGCCGCGGTCGACTGGATCCGCGCGCACGAGGCACCGTCCACCGGCAAGGTCCACGTCGTCGGTTTCTCCGCGGGCGCCAAGGTCTGCATCGATGCACTGGACCGGTTCGAGTACCGCCCGGCCCTGGCTTCGGCAGGACTGATCTATTTCAGCCTGGACGATCCCCGGCTGACCACGTCGCACCTGCCGCCGCTGTTTTCGGTGATGGCCAATGATGACCCCTTGTTCTCACGCAGCGGATTCGGGCTGCTGCAGACATGGCAAGACGCCGGTCGACCGCTTGAATTCCATCTGTTCAAGGCGGGCGGCCACGGTTTCGGCAATCGGCAGCAAGGCACGACCTCCGACCAATGGCTGTCGCTGTATGTGGCCTGGCTCGATTCCGGAATCTGA
- a CDS encoding energy transducer TonB: MEDYASRQRKPTKHLIGLGLVVVLHVALLWAINSGLARAFVKKIKGPVEAVMLEEAKPDIPPPPPPPPPPKNAPPPPPPPAYVPPVEVQVTQAPAANAIAAVTSAPPKVEPPPAPPPPPAPPPPPAPPPAEPVRTPAVVNASGCEKPEYPSASRRLEEEGTVSLRFLVGVDGKVIQAEVEKSSGFKRLDEAARSGLSRCTFKSATVDGKPEQGWANMKYTWRLE, from the coding sequence ATGGAAGACTACGCCAGCCGGCAAAGAAAGCCGACCAAGCACCTGATCGGTCTTGGACTGGTGGTGGTATTGCATGTCGCCCTGCTCTGGGCGATCAATTCGGGATTGGCCAGGGCTTTTGTCAAGAAGATCAAGGGCCCGGTGGAAGCCGTCATGCTTGAGGAGGCAAAACCGGACATACCCCCGCCGCCGCCGCCACCACCGCCGCCGAAGAATGCGCCACCTCCGCCGCCACCACCGGCCTATGTTCCACCGGTCGAGGTCCAGGTGACGCAGGCACCGGCTGCCAACGCGATTGCCGCGGTCACGAGCGCGCCGCCGAAGGTCGAGCCGCCGCCGGCCCCGCCACCTCCGCCCGCCCCGCCGCCGCCGCCGGCCCCTCCGCCGGCTGAACCGGTACGCACGCCTGCCGTGGTGAACGCGTCGGGTTGCGAGAAGCCGGAATATCCGAGCGCCTCGCGCCGTCTCGAGGAAGAAGGCACCGTGAGTTTGCGATTCCTGGTCGGCGTCGACGGCAAGGTCATCCAGGCCGAGGTCGAGAAGAGTTCCGGATTCAAGCGGCTCGATGAAGCGGCCAGATCAGGTCTGTCTCGCTGCACCTTCAAGTCTGCCACCGTCGACGGCAAACCCGAACAGGGTTGGGCAAACATGAAATACACCTGGCGACTCGAATAA
- a CDS encoding ExbD/TolR family protein has translation MAMNIGEADDEMIGTINTTPLVDVMLVLLIIFLITIPVVTTSVKVDLPKERNTIRETKPENVIVSVDSQGRIFLYDTPIKNGNELQERMKKFAAMKPQPEVQIRGDLKSDFESVGRVMYAIQRTGIVKVSFITEPS, from the coding sequence ATGGCCATGAACATCGGCGAAGCCGACGACGAGATGATAGGCACGATCAACACGACGCCGCTGGTCGACGTCATGCTGGTCCTCCTGATCATCTTCCTGATCACCATTCCCGTCGTGACGACGTCGGTGAAGGTCGACCTGCCGAAGGAACGCAACACGATCCGGGAAACCAAGCCGGAAAACGTGATCGTGTCGGTCGACAGCCAGGGCCGGATCTTCCTGTACGACACGCCGATCAAGAACGGCAACGAGTTGCAGGAACGGATGAAGAAGTTTGCGGCCATGAAACCGCAACCCGAAGTCCAGATCCGCGGCGACCTCAAGAGCGACTTCGAGTCGGTCGGACGCGTGATGTACGCGATACAGCGCACCGGCATCGTCAAGGTCAGTTTCATCACCGAACCGAGCTGA
- a CDS encoding MotA/TolQ/ExbB proton channel family protein: MTINNIGSAARNWLALACAGLTSIAATAQETAINAASAATGAAVAVSEENPYGLSALWAQGDFVAKTTLLILVVMSMASWYVIFTKLVEQSKLNKQAAAARSNFWEADTVEIGKDKLAAGSAFRYIAEKGLDGASKHTGLLGAVDFNEWVTMSLQRAINNVQSRMQDGLAVLATVGSTAPFVGLFGTVWGIYHALVKIGMSGQASIDKVAGPVGESLIMTAIGLAVAVPAVLGYNWLVRRNKAVMEEVNAFGSDLHAVLLGQAKK, translated from the coding sequence ATGACCATCAATAACATCGGCTCGGCCGCCAGAAACTGGCTGGCGCTCGCCTGCGCCGGCCTGACCAGCATCGCCGCAACTGCCCAGGAAACCGCCATCAACGCAGCCAGCGCCGCCACCGGCGCCGCCGTGGCAGTTTCCGAAGAAAACCCCTACGGCCTCAGCGCGCTCTGGGCCCAAGGTGATTTCGTAGCCAAGACAACCCTGCTGATCCTGGTGGTCATGAGCATGGCCTCCTGGTATGTGATATTCACCAAGCTGGTCGAACAATCGAAACTCAACAAGCAGGCCGCCGCCGCCCGGAGCAACTTTTGGGAGGCCGATACGGTCGAAATCGGGAAGGACAAACTCGCCGCCGGCAGCGCCTTCCGATACATCGCTGAGAAGGGGCTAGATGGCGCCTCCAAGCACACCGGTCTTCTCGGCGCGGTCGACTTCAATGAATGGGTGACGATGAGCCTCCAGCGGGCCATCAACAATGTCCAGAGCCGGATGCAGGACGGTCTGGCCGTGCTCGCGACCGTCGGCTCGACGGCCCCCTTCGTCGGCCTGTTCGGCACGGTCTGGGGCATCTACCACGCGCTGGTGAAGATCGGCATGTCCGGTCAGGCGTCGATCGACAAGGTGGCCGGCCCCGTCGGCGAGTCGCTGATCATGACCGCCATCGGCTTGGCCGTCGCCGTGCCGGCGGTGCTGGGCTACAACTGGCTGGTGCGTCGCAACAAGGCCGTCATGGAAGAGGTCAACGCCTTCGGCTCCGACCTGCACGCCGTCTTGTTGGGTCAGGCGAAGAAGTGA